In the genome of Virgibacillus doumboii, the window TTCAAGTCGGGTTTAGACGAAGAGAAGAGTTCGTGAACTTATTAAATATTAATAGAAAAGAACGCGAAAAACGAAGAGTTGCTGATGAAGAAACAGTCGAGCAGACTCAGAATCAACCAAGAGCAAAGATATTGGATACAAGTGTTATTATTGATGGACGTATTGCTGATATTTGCCAAACCAGCTTTTTGGAAGGAACGATTGTCATTCCGCAATTTGTTCTGGGTGAATTGCAGCATATCGCTGATTCTTCCGATGTGTTGAAACGTAACCGTGGTCGCCGGGGACTGGATGTACTGAATCGTATTCAGAAAGAACTGCCGGTAGACGTTGAAATTTACGAAGGTGACTTTGAAGAGATACAGGAAGTGGACAGCAAACTGATTAAACTGGCAAAAGTGATCAATGGAATCGTTGTGACAAATGATTTCAACCTGAATAAAGTATGTGATCTTCAAGGTGTACACGTGTTAAACATTAACGATCTGGCAAATGCTGTAAAACCAGTTGTCCTGCCGGGTGAAGAATTAATGGTACAGGTAATTAAAGATGGTAAAGAACAAAATCAGGGTATTGCATACTTGGATGACGGTACCATGATTGTTGTGGAAGA includes:
- a CDS encoding PIN/TRAM domain-containing protein → MLKKIVHLLFIISGGTIGYLYVPDIVNLLDFTDANWVSSPYAGLILGAIILFLFSYWLADYIVGFLRWIEDALIKVPVGDLFFGSLGLILGLVVAYLINIAFKDINIAFVSQVIPLIITTLLGYFGFQVGFRRREEFVNLLNINRKEREKRRVADEETVEQTQNQPRAKILDTSVIIDGRIADICQTSFLEGTIVIPQFVLGELQHIADSSDVLKRNRGRRGLDVLNRIQKELPVDVEIYEGDFEEIQEVDSKLIKLAKVINGIVVTNDFNLNKVCDLQGVHVLNINDLANAVKPVVLPGEELMVQVIKDGKEQNQGIAYLDDGTMIVVEEGHDYIGKTIEVLITSVLQTSAGRMIFAKPKLLEKAL